In the genome of Candidatus Atribacteria bacterium ADurb.Bin276, one region contains:
- the dpnA gene encoding Modification methylase DpnIIB, with protein MSDITSFQLENTTVWSVPERGTWYTHNPSFRGNFAPQIARNIILRYSQEGDTVLDPMVGGGTTLIETKTLHRRGIGRDINPDAIRITTDNLQFEYTNSLPQIVNLGDVRSLNGINDDSIDLILTHPPYLNIIKYSEGKIPKDLSNISSVDKFCQELEQGIKEFYRVLKENAYCAILIGDTRKAQHYIPLSYYVLELFLKNGFVLKEDIIKVQHNCKSTPYWKRKVGEYNFLMIMHEHMFVFRKPTKGEDLKRIRYSMKWNNR; from the coding sequence ATGTCAGATATTACAAGTTTCCAATTAGAAAACACTACGGTTTGGTCTGTTCCAGAAAGAGGTACTTGGTATACTCATAATCCAAGCTTTCGGGGTAATTTTGCTCCACAAATAGCTCGTAATATTATCCTACGTTATTCTCAAGAAGGAGATACAGTTCTTGACCCTATGGTTGGTGGAGGAACAACTCTTATTGAAACTAAAACCTTACATCGCCGAGGAATTGGCAGAGATATTAATCCAGATGCTATTCGTATTACCACTGATAATTTACAATTTGAATATACGAATTCTTTACCACAAATAGTTAATTTAGGAGATGTTCGAAGTTTAAATGGAATCAATGATGATAGTATTGACCTAATTCTCACTCACCCACCGTACCTTAACATCATTAAGTATTCTGAAGGGAAAATACCGAAAGATCTTTCTAACATTAGTAGTGTTGATAAATTTTGCCAAGAATTAGAACAAGGTATTAAAGAATTCTATAGAGTATTAAAAGAAAACGCTTATTGCGCCATACTAATTGGGGATACCAGGAAAGCCCAGCACTATATCCCTCTTTCTTATTATGTGCTGGAATTATTCTTGAAAAATGGCTTTGTCCTAAAAGAAGATATAATCAAGGTACAACACAATTGTAAATCAACACCCTATTGGAAAAGAAAAGTTGGAGAATATAATTTCCTTATGATAATGCATGAACATATGTTTGTATTTCGTAAACCAACAAAAGGAGAGGATTTAAAAAGAATTCGATATAGTATGAAATGGAACAATAGGTGA
- the dpnB gene encoding Type-2 restriction enzyme DpnII, producing the protein MNLSLYQNFFSNKSFDDLVDYFHDTLVDTNRGYQFFVNWEKIKQNIEKYRIELNLLNSLVHCPNFNLTLHKLVTGYPEVLPVIPLLLAIRDMKIKVIKDFTDADSDTVIHDFQKRSLSNQEIEELIIFFERTGLTDFFQNTSCQNIQDYVTGVEVGLDTHARKNRSGEAMELVVGPIIQEIVKRRNLLFQIENQKYFRYLVDHYDLEISTSLLNRKADFALVGDKNKIVNIEVNFFSGKGSKPQEIVDSYINRQNELLENGFYFIWITDGFGWKGQKNQIRKGLELIDYPLNLHFARKGLLEKILCQILQVSN; encoded by the coding sequence ATGAATTTATCTCTCTATCAGAATTTCTTCAGCAATAAATCCTTCGATGATTTAGTGGATTATTTTCATGATACTCTTGTGGATACTAACCGAGGATACCAATTTTTTGTTAACTGGGAAAAGATTAAACAAAATATAGAAAAGTATAGAATTGAGTTAAATCTTTTAAATTCTCTCGTTCATTGTCCTAATTTTAATTTGACTCTCCATAAATTGGTAACTGGTTACCCGGAAGTACTCCCTGTTATTCCATTGCTGCTTGCTATACGTGATATGAAGATAAAAGTCATTAAAGACTTTACCGATGCTGACTCTGATACAGTTATACATGATTTTCAAAAACGATCTCTATCAAACCAAGAAATTGAAGAACTGATAATTTTTTTTGAAAGAACTGGACTCACAGACTTTTTTCAAAACACGAGTTGTCAAAATATTCAAGATTATGTGACTGGAGTAGAGGTAGGCTTAGATACCCATGCTCGTAAGAATCGAAGCGGAGAAGCAATGGAACTTGTTGTAGGTCCTATTATCCAGGAAATAGTAAAACGAAGAAACTTACTCTTTCAGATTGAAAATCAAAAATACTTCAGATATCTTGTAGATCATTATGATCTTGAGATTTCAACTTCACTTCTTAATCGGAAAGCTGATTTCGCTCTAGTCGGGGATAAGAATAAAATTGTCAATATTGAAGTTAACTTCTTTTCCGGAAAAGGTTCAAAACCTCAAGAAATTGTTGACTCATATATTAATCGGCAGAATGAATTACTTGAAAACGGTTTTTATTTTATTTGGATAACCGATGGCTTTGGCTGGAAAGGTCAAAAAAATCAAATCCGAAAGGGATTAGAATTGATAGATTATCCACTCAATTTACATTTTGCAAGAAAGGGGCTTTTAGAGAAAATCCTATGTCAGATATTACAAGTTTCCAATTAG
- the nagC_7 gene encoding N-acetylglucosamine repressor, with protein sequence MHYLKQSQRDVKKNNLNLILNTIIKHEPLSRADIVRITKISKPTVSNLIDYLLQREIINEIGIGESKGGRKPILISFNNLRKYIVATDLGREDCTVAISDLKGNILDKANEKFKKQDRLNDKLEIAKDLIHLLINNLKIEPSLIFKISCIAPGVYTERGKELKWSPVNTQNEGADIKNYFESEYHVPVIINHSTKLSLLGEKVAGKAKEYKNVLYIDFAYGLGCSFMIDGNIYFGMNNSAGEFGYFYSSLQEFMNNTVKPYEFGCLEKRISGYALQNKGLEKVKENPQSRILELVQGDQDKITGRTVFQAAMEGDQEATEILKSSFRYFNMALANIINLLTPEIVIFGGGFSNAGKYLLDLINGEIKDRVLHMPKLEISELKKDASIVGAIHYLLNNTDLLEEI encoded by the coding sequence ATGCATTATCTAAAACAATCACAAAGAGACGTTAAAAAAAATAATTTAAACCTAATTCTGAATACCATTATCAAACATGAACCACTATCAAGAGCCGACATCGTTAGGATTACCAAAATATCTAAGCCTACGGTTTCAAACCTTATAGATTATTTACTTCAAAGAGAAATTATTAATGAAATTGGAATTGGCGAATCAAAAGGAGGAAGAAAACCAATTCTAATCAGCTTTAATAATTTAAGGAAATATATTGTTGCGACCGATTTAGGAAGAGAAGACTGTACGGTTGCCATTTCAGACTTAAAAGGAAATATCCTCGATAAAGCGAACGAAAAATTTAAAAAACAAGATCGATTAAACGATAAACTTGAAATCGCCAAAGATCTTATTCATTTATTGATAAATAACTTAAAAATCGAACCGAGCCTCATTTTTAAAATATCATGCATTGCACCAGGAGTTTATACCGAGCGAGGAAAAGAACTGAAATGGTCCCCAGTAAATACCCAAAACGAAGGAGCAGATATAAAGAACTATTTTGAATCTGAATATCATGTTCCTGTGATCATAAACCACTCGACCAAGCTTTCTTTGCTTGGAGAAAAAGTAGCAGGAAAAGCGAAAGAGTATAAAAACGTATTGTACATCGATTTTGCATATGGCTTAGGATGTTCGTTTATGATTGATGGCAATATTTATTTTGGAATGAACAACTCAGCTGGAGAATTTGGCTATTTTTATTCAAGTCTTCAAGAATTTATGAATAATACAGTAAAGCCGTATGAATTTGGATGTTTAGAAAAAAGAATTTCTGGATATGCATTACAAAATAAAGGTCTGGAAAAAGTTAAAGAAAACCCTCAATCAAGAATCCTTGAATTAGTACAAGGTGACCAGGACAAAATTACCGGCCGAACCGTTTTTCAAGCAGCAATGGAAGGTGATCAGGAAGCAACCGAGATTTTGAAAAGCTCTTTCCGTTATTTTAATATGGCTTTAGCGAATATAATTAATCTACTTACACCAGAAATAGTTATTTTTGGTGGAGGATTTTCTAATGCTGGTAAATATCTACTTGATCTTATTAATGGAGAAATTAAAGACAGAGTTCTACATATGCCAAAGCTTGAAATATCAGAACTGAAAAAGGATGCGAGTATTGTAGGCGCTATACATTATTTATTAAATAATACTGATCTTTTAGAAGAGATTTGA